In the Arthrobacter sp. 31Y genome, one interval contains:
- the mmuM gene encoding homocysteine S-methyltransferase, whose amino-acid sequence MPQNTSLSTLLDAGHDLVLDGALATELEAHGCDLEDALWSAKVLLEQPHLIKQVHRDYFDAGASVAITASYQATPQGFARRGLSVEESLELVALSVRLADEARREALAEGSGSGPLLVAGSVGPYGAYLADGSEYRGDYTLSAAEFQDFHRPRIAALVEAGVDFLACETLPSYAEAEALLALVAEFDVESWFTFTLRDSGHISDGKPIADVAALLSTEPRVAAVGVNCVPLELVTEALGTLQRSSTKPLVAYPNSGETYDAVTKTWGPAEGVQGNGTLAGNAAFWLDRGAHLIGGCCRTTPRDIEGLAANMTPREPA is encoded by the coding sequence ATGCCACAGAACACCTCGCTCAGCACACTCCTCGACGCCGGCCATGACCTGGTCCTGGACGGTGCTTTGGCCACCGAACTGGAGGCCCACGGCTGCGATCTGGAAGACGCTTTGTGGTCCGCTAAGGTGCTGCTGGAACAGCCGCATCTGATCAAGCAGGTTCACCGGGATTATTTCGACGCCGGTGCCTCCGTAGCCATCACGGCCAGCTACCAGGCGACGCCGCAGGGTTTCGCCAGGCGCGGGTTGTCCGTTGAAGAGTCGTTGGAGTTGGTGGCTTTGAGCGTCCGGTTGGCGGACGAAGCCCGCCGGGAAGCATTGGCGGAAGGTTCAGGGAGTGGGCCTTTATTGGTGGCCGGATCCGTTGGCCCGTACGGCGCCTACCTCGCCGATGGCTCTGAATACCGCGGCGATTACACGCTTTCCGCCGCAGAATTCCAGGACTTCCACCGGCCACGCATAGCCGCGCTGGTGGAGGCCGGCGTGGATTTCCTGGCGTGCGAGACCCTGCCGTCGTACGCCGAAGCAGAGGCGCTGTTGGCGCTCGTGGCGGAGTTCGACGTCGAATCCTGGTTTACGTTCACGCTGCGGGACAGTGGCCACATCAGTGACGGAAAGCCGATTGCGGACGTTGCTGCGCTGCTCAGCACGGAACCGCGGGTGGCCGCCGTCGGCGTTAATTGTGTGCCGCTGGAACTGGTCACCGAAGCGCTAGGCACCCTGCAGAGATCCTCGACCAAACCGCTGGTGGCGTACCCGAATTCGGGGGAGACCTACGACGCTGTGACCAAGACGTGGGGTCCTGCGGAGGGCGTTCAAGGTAACGGAACTTTGGCGGGCAACGCAGCTTTTTGGCTTGACCGGGGCGCCCATCTCATAGGTGGCTGCTGCCGCACAACTCCGCGCGACATAGAAGGCCTGGCAGCGAATATGACGCCACGTGAACCTGCGTGA
- a CDS encoding sulfate adenylyltransferase subunit 1, with protein sequence MSTETLAAGLETALPTTLFRFATAGSVDDGKSTLVGRLLHDSKAILADTLDAVARTSADRGFGGEKGGIDLALLTDGLRAEREQGITIDVAYRYFATDRRSFILADCPGHVQYTKNTVTGASTADAVVVLIDARKGVLEQTRRHLSVLQLLRVAHVIVAVNKIDLVDFSEQVFRDIETDVQKVARELGLGSDGVADLLVVPVSALDGDNVVDRSERTPWYTGPALLEVLETLPAADELEAELESFRFPVQLVIRPQGALAPDAVAGGLDVEAYRDYRAYAGQITEGSVKVGDEVSVISPGHEPRTTTVIGIDFAGQSLDEAAAPQSVAVRLADEIDIARGDTIAAAGTVRESTADLYASLAWLSPKPLREGQKVLVKHGTRTVQALVRNVTGKLDLATFNVEPASNLELNDIGHAQLRLSAPLPLENYLHHRRTGAFLVIDPIDGNTLAAGLVKDHPGDHEDERYVI encoded by the coding sequence ATGAGCACCGAAACATTGGCTGCCGGGCTGGAAACAGCTCTGCCCACAACTCTGTTCCGTTTCGCCACTGCCGGCTCGGTGGACGACGGCAAGTCCACCCTGGTGGGCCGCCTCCTTCACGATTCCAAGGCGATTCTTGCTGACACGCTCGACGCCGTTGCCCGCACCTCTGCGGACCGCGGCTTCGGTGGCGAAAAGGGCGGGATCGACCTCGCCCTGCTGACCGACGGACTGCGTGCCGAGCGTGAACAGGGCATCACCATCGATGTCGCCTACCGCTACTTTGCTACCGACCGGCGCAGCTTCATCCTGGCGGACTGCCCCGGCCACGTTCAGTACACCAAGAACACGGTGACCGGCGCTTCCACTGCGGATGCCGTCGTCGTACTCATTGACGCCCGCAAGGGTGTCCTGGAGCAGACCCGCCGTCACCTTTCGGTGCTGCAGTTGCTTCGCGTTGCCCACGTGATTGTGGCTGTGAACAAGATTGACCTGGTGGACTTCAGCGAGCAGGTTTTCCGCGACATCGAGACTGACGTTCAGAAGGTTGCCCGCGAGCTTGGCCTTGGGTCCGACGGCGTTGCAGATCTGCTGGTGGTTCCCGTTTCGGCGCTTGACGGCGACAATGTGGTGGACCGCTCCGAGCGCACCCCTTGGTACACCGGTCCCGCACTGTTGGAGGTCCTCGAGACCCTCCCGGCTGCTGACGAGCTCGAGGCCGAACTGGAGAGCTTCCGCTTCCCGGTCCAGCTGGTGATTCGTCCGCAGGGCGCCTTGGCTCCCGACGCTGTGGCTGGCGGGCTCGATGTGGAGGCGTACCGCGATTACCGCGCCTACGCAGGCCAGATCACTGAGGGCTCGGTGAAGGTTGGCGACGAAGTTTCCGTTATCAGCCCGGGCCACGAGCCGCGCACCACTACGGTGATCGGTATTGATTTCGCCGGCCAATCGCTGGACGAGGCCGCAGCTCCGCAGTCGGTGGCTGTCCGTTTGGCCGACGAGATCGACATCGCCCGTGGTGACACCATCGCCGCAGCCGGAACGGTCCGCGAAAGCACTGCTGACCTGTATGCGTCGCTGGCTTGGCTTTCACCAAAGCCGCTCCGCGAAGGCCAGAAGGTCCTGGTCAAGCACGGTACGCGCACGGTCCAGGCACTGGTCCGCAACGTCACCGGCAAGCTGGATCTGGCCACGTTCAACGTGGAGCCGGCGTCCAACCTGGAGCTCAACGACATTGGCCACGCGCAGTTGCGCCTGTCCGCTCCGTTGCCGCTGGAGAACTACCTGCACCACCGCCGCACCGGCGCTTTCCTGGTGATCGACCCCATCGACGGCAACACCCTTGCTGCCGGTCTGGTGAAGGACCACCCGGGCGACCACGAAGACGAACGTTACGTCATCTAG
- the cysD gene encoding sulfate adenylyltransferase subunit CysD, protein MSTYTTEESTVEVAAAVDAPSVERLSSLDTLESEAIHIIREVVAEFEKPALLFSGGKDSVVMLHLATKAFWPGKVPFPVLHVDTGHNFPEVIDFRDRTVERLGLKLVVGSVQEFIDSGELAERADGTRNPLQTVPLLDAIQKNKFDAVFGGGRRDEDKARAKERILSLRDEFGQWDPRNQRPELWNLYNGRHTVGQHVRAFPISNWTELDIWRYIERENIELPGLYYAHEREVFARDGMWRAVGEVSQPLPTEEVITKLVRYRTVGDMSCTGAVESDARTVADVVVEVAASTLTERGATRADDRISEAAMEDRKKDGYF, encoded by the coding sequence ATGAGCACGTACACAACAGAGGAGTCCACGGTGGAAGTTGCAGCGGCAGTCGACGCCCCTTCAGTCGAGCGCCTCAGCTCACTGGACACCCTCGAGTCCGAAGCAATCCACATCATCCGCGAGGTTGTGGCCGAGTTCGAGAAGCCTGCGCTGCTCTTCTCCGGCGGCAAGGATTCCGTGGTCATGCTGCACTTGGCCACCAAGGCGTTCTGGCCGGGCAAGGTTCCTTTCCCCGTTTTGCACGTAGACACGGGCCACAACTTCCCTGAGGTCATCGACTTCCGCGACCGCACCGTTGAGCGCCTGGGCCTAAAGCTGGTTGTGGGCTCGGTGCAGGAGTTCATTGACAGCGGCGAACTGGCTGAGCGCGCCGATGGCACCCGCAACCCGCTGCAGACTGTTCCGTTGCTTGATGCGATCCAGAAGAACAAGTTCGACGCCGTATTCGGCGGCGGCCGCCGTGACGAGGACAAGGCCCGCGCCAAGGAACGCATCCTGAGCCTCCGCGACGAATTCGGCCAGTGGGATCCGCGCAACCAGCGCCCTGAACTGTGGAACCTGTACAACGGCCGCCACACGGTGGGACAGCACGTCCGTGCGTTCCCCATCAGCAACTGGACCGAGCTGGACATCTGGCGCTACATCGAACGCGAGAACATTGAGCTCCCGGGCCTCTACTACGCCCACGAGCGCGAAGTCTTCGCTCGCGACGGCATGTGGCGCGCTGTGGGCGAAGTTTCCCAGCCGCTGCCCACCGAGGAAGTCATCACCAAGCTTGTGCGCTACCGCACGGTCGGCGACATGTCCTGCACAGGTGCCGTCGAGTCCGATGCCCGCACCGTGGCCGACGTCGTTGTTGAAGTCGCTGCCTCCACCCTGACCGAACGTGGCGCCACCCGAGCAGATGACCGCATCTCCGAGGCAGCCATGGAAGACCGCAAGAAGGACGGCTACTTCTAA
- a CDS encoding phosphoadenylyl-sulfate reductase produces MTDPVTITNLASAAARPALRSHEELKALAEQGAAELGWNAPARDIIAWVARNFELPTVTVACSMADAVLPALVADQLPGVDVLFLETGYHFKETYETRDEVAANLRVNVVDVLPENTVEQQDRLLGKDLFARDPAQCCALRKVQPLRRSLAGYEVWFTGVRRDEGPTRTNTPVVTWDEGFGLVKVNPMVDWTFDQLIEYSEDNILPVNPLLSQGYPSIGCQPCTRKVAPGEDPRAGRWAGSDKTECGLHT; encoded by the coding sequence ATGACAGATCCCGTCACCATTACCAACCTCGCCAGCGCGGCAGCGCGTCCGGCGCTGCGCTCCCATGAAGAGCTCAAAGCACTGGCTGAACAAGGTGCCGCTGAGCTCGGCTGGAACGCCCCCGCCCGGGACATCATCGCCTGGGTGGCCCGCAACTTCGAGCTGCCCACGGTGACGGTGGCCTGCTCCATGGCCGACGCCGTCCTGCCGGCCTTGGTGGCGGACCAGCTTCCCGGCGTCGACGTGTTGTTCCTGGAAACCGGCTACCACTTCAAGGAAACGTACGAGACGCGCGACGAAGTCGCAGCGAATCTCCGCGTCAACGTTGTGGACGTCCTTCCGGAAAACACCGTGGAACAGCAGGACCGCCTCCTGGGCAAGGACCTGTTCGCCCGCGACCCCGCACAGTGCTGCGCGCTGCGAAAGGTGCAGCCGCTGCGCCGTTCGCTGGCCGGCTACGAGGTGTGGTTCACCGGTGTCCGACGCGATGAGGGCCCCACCCGCACTAACACGCCCGTGGTCACCTGGGATGAGGGCTTTGGCCTGGTCAAGGTAAACCCGATGGTGGACTGGACCTTCGATCAGCTGATCGAGTACTCCGAGGACAACATCCTTCCCGTCAACCCCCTCCTGAGCCAGGGCTACCCGTCCATCGGCTGCCAGCCCTGCACCCGCAAAGTGGCCCCGGGCGAAGACCCCCGCGCCGGCCGCTGGGCAGGATCCGACAAGACAGAATGCGGACTACACACATGA
- a CDS encoding nitrite/sulfite reductase — MTDTAVAGASADTAKRPARTRPAAKPHGQWKVDGTAPLNANETWKQEDSGLNVRERIESVYSKEGFDSIDGTDLHGRFRWWGLYTQRKPGIDGGKTATLEPHELEDKYFMLRVRIDGGALTTEQLRVIGQISVDFARGSADLTDRQNIQLHWIRVEDVPEIWRRLEGIGLSTTEACGDVPRVILGSPVAGIAKDEIIDPTPLIHELAERFIGDPELANLPRKYKTAITGHPSQDVVHEINDFALVGVVHPELGAGYDLWVGGGLSTNPRLAERLGVFVSADVAAEVWLGVTSIFRDYGYRRMRTKARLKFLMNDWGPAKFRQILEDEYLGFKLPDGPAAPKPTAPGDHIGVHEQKDGKFFIGVTPTVGRTSGEALVTLADTLEKHGSYRLRTTPHQKLVILDVDKEQVEPLIAELDTLGLSARPSVFRRGTIACTGIEFCKLAIVETKVTAATAIAELERRLADLVESKQLPSALSLHINGCPNSCARIQTADIGLKGMMLPTPDGDPTPGFQVHLGGGLANNEREEAGLGRTVRGLKVTVEDLPDYVERVVRKFVAVGAEGQTFAEWAHSADEGDLQ, encoded by the coding sequence ATGACAGATACAGCTGTAGCCGGTGCGTCGGCTGACACCGCCAAGCGTCCGGCACGCACCCGCCCTGCCGCCAAGCCCCACGGCCAGTGGAAGGTTGACGGCACCGCGCCCCTCAATGCCAACGAAACCTGGAAGCAGGAAGACAGCGGACTGAACGTCCGTGAGCGGATTGAGTCTGTCTACTCCAAAGAAGGCTTCGACTCGATCGACGGTACCGACCTTCACGGCCGTTTCCGTTGGTGGGGCCTCTATACCCAGCGCAAGCCCGGGATCGACGGCGGCAAGACCGCAACGCTTGAACCGCACGAGCTCGAAGACAAGTACTTCATGCTGCGCGTCCGCATCGACGGCGGTGCGCTGACCACCGAACAGCTGCGCGTCATCGGCCAGATTTCCGTGGACTTCGCCCGCGGCTCGGCCGACCTCACGGACCGTCAGAACATTCAGTTGCACTGGATCCGCGTTGAGGATGTGCCGGAAATCTGGCGCCGGCTTGAAGGCATCGGACTGTCCACCACTGAAGCTTGCGGCGACGTTCCCCGCGTTATCCTCGGCTCCCCGGTTGCGGGCATCGCCAAGGACGAGATCATCGATCCCACGCCGCTGATCCACGAGCTCGCCGAGCGTTTCATCGGTGACCCCGAGCTGGCCAACCTGCCGCGCAAATACAAGACCGCCATCACGGGCCACCCGTCCCAGGACGTGGTGCACGAGATCAACGACTTCGCCCTGGTTGGCGTGGTCCACCCCGAACTCGGTGCCGGCTACGACCTCTGGGTTGGCGGCGGACTGTCCACCAACCCCCGCCTGGCCGAACGCCTTGGGGTGTTCGTCTCCGCTGATGTCGCCGCTGAAGTATGGCTGGGCGTCACCAGCATCTTCCGCGACTACGGCTACCGCCGCATGCGCACCAAGGCCCGCCTGAAGTTCCTCATGAACGACTGGGGACCGGCCAAGTTCCGCCAGATCCTGGAGGACGAGTACCTCGGCTTCAAGCTTCCGGACGGCCCAGCCGCTCCCAAGCCCACGGCTCCCGGCGACCACATCGGCGTGCACGAGCAGAAGGACGGCAAGTTCTTCATCGGTGTGACCCCCACTGTTGGGCGCACGTCCGGCGAGGCACTTGTTACGCTGGCGGACACTTTGGAGAAGCACGGCAGCTACCGCCTGCGCACTACTCCTCACCAGAAGCTCGTCATCCTGGATGTGGACAAGGAGCAGGTTGAGCCGCTCATCGCCGAACTGGACACCTTGGGCCTATCGGCTCGTCCGTCCGTGTTCCGCCGCGGCACCATCGCCTGCACAGGCATCGAGTTCTGCAAGCTGGCCATCGTCGAAACCAAGGTCACGGCAGCTACGGCCATCGCTGAGCTGGAGCGCCGCTTGGCCGACCTCGTGGAATCCAAGCAGCTGCCGTCGGCACTGTCCCTCCACATCAACGGCTGCCCGAACTCCTGCGCACGTATCCAGACGGCCGATATCGGCCTGAAGGGCATGATGCTGCCAACGCCCGACGGCGACCCCACCCCGGGTTTCCAGGTCCACCTCGGTGGCGGGCTGGCCAACAACGAGCGCGAGGAAGCCGGTTTGGGACGTACCGTCCGCGGCCTCAAGGTCACGGTGGAAGACCTGCCCGATTATGTGGAGCGTGTGGTCCGTAAGTTCGTCGCCGTAGGCGCCGAGGGCCAGACCTTCGCAGAGTGGGCACACTCGGCTGATGAAGGAGATCTCCAATGA
- a CDS encoding DUF6507 family protein produces MTLNWNIDTAGTHAVLTTAASNIDAQNEAAKAVGTAISDVGAVLGTGLVAQALNEFVEHSLALKVKFIAGRSAAIVQGTNDALMAYVQADGVMAQQAQASAIAAGNSASDGGAMPLRAGHRPAELG; encoded by the coding sequence ATGACGCTCAACTGGAATATTGACACCGCAGGCACTCACGCCGTGCTGACCACGGCGGCTTCTAATATCGACGCGCAGAACGAAGCGGCTAAGGCAGTGGGAACCGCCATTTCCGATGTTGGGGCCGTGCTCGGCACCGGTCTTGTAGCTCAGGCGCTCAATGAATTCGTAGAGCACTCACTGGCACTCAAGGTCAAGTTCATTGCCGGCAGGTCCGCAGCAATCGTCCAAGGAACCAACGACGCCCTCATGGCGTACGTTCAGGCAGACGGCGTCATGGCGCAGCAGGCCCAGGCCTCGGCCATCGCGGCCGGCAACAGCGCGTCCGACGGCGGCGCCATGCCACTGCGGGCAGGTCACCGCCCGGCGGAGCTTGGCTAA
- a CDS encoding DNA/RNA non-specific endonuclease has translation MTTFNEICVAPGGGVPGLDLTALPVIPNPEALDAHAAALSTAGAKYEASVQVTASGWNALAGTFDTPEKPQLLSAFSPVTTMADDLNSGVSMVASALSVFAAACRDIKTRSDALRSDSGNLSSRIELKGDEWATAPELVSEQNRLLAELNNIKARFMEAEQDCANKIAAQYGGTHYVNINDSQAKPDGSNVHAVDAGTLDALGAQGDLPWGAPVDRARLRGLMGAGQGLLDSGWELVGGAYSLTPLSLAWKPEIKELGLTTQNFGDAWSGVGSMLWNVGMFVAPGIWLDRAITGKQEEQDAAAKQLGKVLPDLFQADAWSKGEWEYALTRNSADVGAFVVSFGTAGVLKAGSLAERLGLRLASAGNLASLPGTLPGLAKLGELRSVTVAKITDVMTTVKVVTWESLIKPPLQGSANLLNHLDDGAGAVRVADGISGVGRGPLGGLAEEVLHGIDRLDQAAYRPPAMGTLGRAAEHHEVIAQLKPSPLHDASNPAVQQVVRVPDSMVPGPRTPWTKVTEGFAPNTEYRVPGRGTFITDANGTIKEAVITKVKDKLNPDLNNPLPDMTYKVEGVKGDVTFKTNGDGHTEHVKVEGLELGDGQRSPYIQGQVGRESMAEIGDWDPDVVPPDYDGGHLIARLFDGIGERINTVGMLKELNRSSVNRKNFYRIEMQLRDKLLEVPPPRINLQIDVLRRPSMKTPEKFIVQAWADGQGFVDVTFKNIVERGTQ, from the coding sequence ATGACTACCTTCAACGAGATTTGTGTAGCACCAGGGGGTGGGGTCCCGGGCCTCGACCTCACAGCGTTGCCGGTGATACCCAACCCGGAAGCTTTGGACGCACATGCTGCTGCCCTTTCAACTGCCGGGGCGAAGTATGAGGCGTCAGTTCAGGTCACAGCCTCGGGATGGAACGCCTTGGCCGGGACATTCGATACACCCGAGAAGCCACAGCTTCTGTCGGCCTTTTCCCCAGTTACCACCATGGCGGATGATCTCAATAGCGGCGTTTCAATGGTCGCTTCTGCCCTGTCGGTTTTCGCTGCCGCTTGCCGCGACATCAAAACGAGAAGCGACGCCCTGAGGAGCGATTCCGGAAACCTCAGTTCACGCATTGAGCTCAAGGGCGACGAGTGGGCCACCGCTCCTGAGCTCGTTAGTGAGCAGAACCGGCTGCTCGCTGAACTTAACAACATCAAAGCCCGGTTCATGGAAGCCGAGCAGGACTGTGCCAATAAGATCGCTGCCCAGTACGGCGGAACACATTATGTGAACATCAACGATTCGCAGGCGAAGCCGGATGGATCCAACGTTCATGCTGTTGATGCCGGGACTTTGGATGCATTGGGCGCACAAGGTGATCTCCCCTGGGGCGCACCCGTGGATCGGGCCAGACTTCGGGGCTTGATGGGTGCTGGGCAGGGCCTGTTGGACTCGGGGTGGGAGTTGGTGGGCGGCGCCTACTCATTGACTCCGTTGTCGCTGGCGTGGAAACCCGAGATTAAGGAATTGGGCCTCACCACCCAAAATTTCGGTGACGCCTGGAGTGGTGTGGGCAGCATGCTCTGGAACGTGGGCATGTTTGTAGCCCCTGGCATCTGGCTGGACCGGGCAATCACAGGGAAGCAGGAGGAACAGGACGCTGCGGCTAAGCAGTTGGGAAAGGTTCTTCCGGACTTATTCCAGGCGGACGCATGGTCAAAGGGCGAATGGGAATATGCCCTGACCCGCAACTCAGCGGATGTTGGCGCCTTCGTTGTCTCCTTCGGTACGGCTGGCGTCCTGAAAGCCGGATCCCTCGCTGAACGACTGGGTCTGCGTCTCGCCAGTGCGGGTAACCTGGCAAGTCTGCCCGGCACACTGCCAGGCCTTGCCAAACTCGGAGAACTCCGGTCAGTCACGGTAGCCAAGATCACTGACGTGATGACTACGGTCAAGGTTGTCACCTGGGAGAGCCTGATCAAACCACCGTTGCAGGGATCCGCGAACCTCCTTAATCACCTCGACGACGGTGCTGGCGCAGTCCGTGTAGCGGATGGCATCTCCGGGGTGGGCCGTGGTCCTTTGGGCGGTCTGGCAGAGGAGGTTCTTCACGGCATCGACCGCCTGGACCAGGCCGCCTACCGTCCCCCGGCGATGGGCACCCTCGGCAGAGCCGCGGAGCATCACGAAGTCATCGCCCAACTCAAACCTTCGCCGCTCCACGATGCCTCGAACCCTGCAGTGCAGCAAGTGGTTCGTGTCCCCGATTCCATGGTTCCCGGACCCAGGACACCCTGGACCAAAGTCACCGAAGGCTTCGCACCCAACACCGAATACCGGGTGCCCGGCCGCGGTACCTTCATTACGGATGCGAACGGGACCATCAAAGAAGCTGTCATCACCAAGGTCAAGGACAAACTGAACCCTGACCTGAACAACCCGCTGCCGGACATGACGTACAAGGTGGAGGGCGTCAAAGGTGACGTGACGTTCAAGACCAATGGAGACGGACATACGGAACACGTCAAGGTGGAGGGGCTCGAACTCGGGGACGGCCAAAGGTCCCCATACATCCAAGGACAGGTCGGCAGGGAATCAATGGCCGAGATAGGCGACTGGGATCCCGACGTCGTTCCACCCGACTACGACGGCGGCCACCTCATCGCGCGACTCTTCGACGGAATCGGCGAACGCATCAACACCGTTGGCATGCTAAAGGAACTGAACCGAAGCTCCGTTAACCGGAAGAACTTCTACAGGATAGAGATGCAGCTCCGCGACAAGTTGCTCGAAGTACCGCCGCCTAGGATTAATTTGCAGATTGACGTCCTGCGACGACCTTCCATGAAAACACCCGAGAAGTTCATCGTCCAAGCGTGGGCCGACGGCCAAGGTTTCGTAGATGTGACCTTCAAAAACATCGTAGAAAGAGGAACGCAATGA
- a CDS encoding sirohydrochlorin chelatase translates to MDGFFLNALNNRCWLNVTLAPMNSPVLIACAHGTRNAEGQAAIRQVMAEIEALRPGLRVVEAYVDVQEPELGGVVEGLPEGTPAVVVPLLLSTGFHIKVDVPKAIKPRPEVVAARPLGPDPRLAELLATHLRAAGLQENDGVLLAAAGSSLPDGSVDSEEQGRLLGELLPNKVRVAYGASAQPTVPDGVASLRSELAEDGGTGRVFIASYLLATGYFHDQLAKAGADIVAAPLLPSPVLAEIALERYDAVLASR, encoded by the coding sequence GTGGACGGGTTCTTTCTTAACGCGCTTAACAACAGGTGCTGGCTCAACGTTACGCTAGCTCCCATGAACAGCCCCGTTTTGATCGCTTGCGCCCACGGAACCCGGAACGCCGAAGGTCAGGCAGCCATTCGCCAGGTCATGGCCGAAATCGAAGCACTCCGCCCCGGGTTGCGCGTAGTTGAGGCCTACGTGGACGTCCAGGAACCCGAGCTGGGCGGTGTGGTGGAGGGCCTGCCTGAGGGGACTCCCGCCGTCGTCGTACCGCTTTTGCTCTCTACCGGCTTCCACATCAAAGTGGACGTTCCAAAAGCCATCAAGCCCCGGCCCGAAGTAGTGGCCGCCAGGCCGTTGGGCCCGGACCCGCGGCTGGCCGAGTTGTTGGCCACCCACCTGCGTGCGGCCGGGCTGCAGGAGAACGACGGCGTGCTGCTGGCCGCCGCGGGATCGTCCCTTCCGGACGGCTCGGTTGACTCTGAAGAGCAGGGCCGACTCCTCGGTGAGCTGCTGCCCAACAAAGTGCGGGTCGCCTATGGCGCCAGTGCCCAACCAACAGTGCCCGACGGCGTCGCCTCCTTGCGTTCCGAACTCGCCGAAGACGGTGGGACAGGCAGGGTTTTCATTGCCTCCTACCTGCTGGCAACTGGCTATTTCCACGACCAGTTGGCCAAAGCAGGCGCGGACATTGTGGCTGCACCGCTGCTGCCGTCTCCTGTGTTGGCGGAGATCGCGCTGGAACGGTACGACGCAGTGTTGGCTAGCCGCTGA
- a CDS encoding trimeric intracellular cation channel family protein, protein MISFDIVLLWLDLIGVFFFAVSGSLLAARKQFDFVGSILLASIAALGGGVIRDIVINAGPPIAFTNPAYLAPPLLAALLVYYLFSSVQRFTSLLTLFDAGGLALFCITGTLKAIGAGMNPVAAILLGVTTAVGGGLLRDITANEIPTLFNNRDIYALPAFAGAGLTTLLWNLGLFNGVTACVIAGVVFAFRVTAWRRSWYVPLAVRGWHRAATGGGAISGPRD, encoded by the coding sequence TTGATTTCCTTTGACATTGTTCTTCTTTGGCTTGACCTCATCGGCGTGTTCTTTTTTGCTGTGTCAGGGTCGTTGTTGGCGGCCCGGAAGCAGTTCGACTTCGTGGGTTCCATACTGCTCGCCTCCATTGCGGCGCTGGGCGGTGGCGTAATCCGTGACATCGTGATCAACGCCGGTCCCCCTATCGCTTTCACCAACCCCGCGTACCTGGCCCCGCCGTTGTTGGCTGCGCTGCTGGTTTACTACTTGTTCTCCTCAGTGCAGCGCTTCACCTCTCTGCTGACCCTGTTCGACGCTGGCGGGCTGGCCTTGTTCTGCATCACAGGCACGCTGAAGGCAATCGGCGCGGGCATGAATCCGGTGGCTGCGATCCTGCTGGGGGTCACCACAGCCGTGGGCGGAGGACTGCTCCGCGACATCACCGCGAACGAAATCCCTACCTTGTTCAACAACCGCGATATCTATGCCCTGCCGGCCTTCGCGGGTGCCGGCTTGACCACGTTGTTGTGGAACCTTGGCCTGTTCAACGGGGTAACCGCTTGTGTCATTGCCGGCGTTGTTTTCGCTTTCCGGGTAACCGCGTGGCGGCGCAGTTGGTATGTGCCGTTGGCTGTGCGCGGATGGCATCGAGCAGCCACCGGTGGGGGCGCAATTTCAGGTCCCCGGGATTAG
- a CDS encoding type IV toxin-antitoxin system AbiEi family antitoxin domain-containing protein, with protein sequence MDLTEFLRIRHGAAKTADLKRAGFSEKTLATAVASGSVSKLQRGVYVGKGATPDVVAAFRKNGRLTCISAARFYSLWVLRKPTTLHLSCGNGLAKPDIVDHASMTHPPHSYLPVAGVADVLIHALRCLPELESLVMVQSAVSRALLGPDYLRSKLPGTRNGRARAVLGLVIPRSDSLLEVLAHTHFTRAGLRVSMHVQLQDVGEVDCLINECLVIELDGGTHLEGRQVKKDQYRNNASMRGGLLVLRYYYSDVVHHPREMVAEVLAVLGNREAGHFGPPRWTPKWVPAS encoded by the coding sequence ATGGACCTCACCGAATTCCTCCGAATCAGACACGGTGCCGCCAAGACCGCGGACTTGAAGCGCGCCGGCTTCTCAGAAAAAACACTTGCAACCGCGGTGGCCTCCGGCTCGGTGTCTAAGCTGCAGCGCGGCGTCTACGTAGGCAAAGGAGCAACCCCCGACGTCGTAGCCGCCTTTCGCAAGAATGGCCGCCTGACGTGCATCTCGGCGGCGAGGTTCTACAGCCTTTGGGTGCTTCGTAAACCAACTACCCTACATCTGAGCTGCGGAAACGGACTGGCCAAACCTGACATTGTTGACCACGCCTCGATGACCCATCCCCCGCATTCCTACCTGCCTGTTGCCGGTGTAGCCGACGTTCTGATCCATGCGCTCAGATGCCTCCCGGAATTGGAATCGCTGGTCATGGTTCAAAGTGCAGTGAGCCGGGCGCTACTTGGCCCGGACTATCTGAGATCAAAGCTGCCAGGCACGCGGAATGGACGGGCGAGGGCAGTTCTGGGATTGGTCATTCCGAGGTCTGATTCGTTACTGGAAGTTTTGGCTCATACGCACTTCACCAGGGCCGGACTGAGGGTGAGCATGCACGTTCAACTGCAAGATGTTGGCGAAGTCGACTGCCTGATCAACGAATGCCTAGTCATCGAGCTCGACGGCGGGACTCACTTGGAAGGCAGGCAAGTGAAGAAGGACCAGTACCGGAACAATGCCAGCATGCGCGGCGGGCTGCTGGTCCTTCGCTATTACTACTCCGACGTCGTCCATCACCCAAGGGAGATGGTGGCTGAGGTGCTCGCCGTACTGGGCAACCGGGAAGCCGGCCATTTCGGACCGCCGCGCTGGACGCCAAAATGGGTACCGGCGTCGTGA